The DNA window agaaaaatatttttaaataatcaaGAAAGCATAAAGAAATATGAGAGGAATAGGAAGAAAGGATGAAGATTAAtaggaagaaaatataaagaaaatagaaagaaaaaaaggaataaaaagaaatatcaaagaaatataaaaaaaaaattgaaataaaataaaatatattttattcacCTGGGCAGGCCGGGCTGCACCTGGAGCGCCAAATCCTGTGGGGGCAGGGCCGGGAGCGTCCTGCGGGCAGGGTCACACGGTCAGCGCTGCCAAGGGGCCACAATCCCACTCCCGGGACGTTCCCGGTGCCGCTCCCGGTGCCCCGGTGCTCACGGACCTCGGGGCCGAAGCGCGGCCGGGGCAGAACGCGGCCGCTCCAGCGCAGCTGCCTCAGGTCGCCCTCGATCTCCAGCACCACGGCCTCGAACTCCTCCCGCACGCTCCGCAGCCGCCTCCGCAGCAGGAACCCCCTGGCACAGGCCTGGCACGGCCCGGGGGCAGCGCTGGAACCGGACCGAACCCAACCGGGCACCGGCACCCAGCCCGGGCGGCAGCGCCGGCTGCAGCATCGCCGCGCCCGGGGGTGCCCGCCCCGAGCTGCCCTCACGGGGGTGCCCTCACGGGGGTGCCCTCACGGAGCTGCCCTCACGGGGCTGCCCTCACGGGGGTGCCCGCCCCGAGCTGCCCTCACGGGGGTGCCCTCACGGGGGTGCCCTCATGGAGCTGCCCTCACGGAGCTGCCCTCACGGAGCTGCCCTCACGGGGGTGCCCGCCCGGGGGTGCCCTCACGGGGGTGCCCTCACGGAGCTGCCCTCACGGGGGTGCCCGCCCGGGGGTGCCCTCACGGAGCTGCCCTCACGGAGGTGACTTCACGGAGGTGCCCTCACGGGAgtgcccgcccgcccgcccggggGTGCCCTCACGGGGGTGCCCTCACGACCCGCTCCAGATGTGCCACCCCAGAGATCTCATCCCGAAGTGCCCCCCAAAGGCCTCACCCACCTTTCCCCTTCCCGACCCCGCTCCCCCGCCGGCCGCGCGTCCCCCCGGGCCCACTCCGCACCTGCAGCCGGGTCACGGAGCgcaggagccgccgccgcccctcgGTCTCAGCCTCAGCCCCGGCCCGCGGGCCCGGCACGGCCGCCATGGCCCCGGCGCCGCCTGCTGACGTCATCGGGCTGCGACCGCCGCCGCCATGGCGGGGCCAGGGGCCCGGGCGGGCCCgcgcgggggtcccgggggtggcggggacggggacagggcCGGGGTCAGGGCCCCGCGTCCTCGGGGTCCGAGCTCTCGGCCAGGTGCAGCTTCTGTCTGAGAGCGGGTCAAGGGGAAGCGCCAGCACCGTCATTGTcaccagtgtcactgtcaccactaTGGCATTGCCacccctgccactgccaccatcgTCACTGCCACCActgtcactgccaccactgTCATCACCATCACCACTGCCACCTTCatcactgccaccactgccacccaccaccaccatcactgccactgccacccctgCTTCTGTCACCACTGTCACAGCCACTGTCACcactgtcactgccacccctgccactgccactgccactgtcaccagcCAAGGATacatggagctgctgagctcttccagctgtgggagcaaaggcagagctgagggagcGGAGGGGACCCCGGGGTATGCCAGGCCTGGCAGGGGTGACAGGGGTGTCACAGGGTGTCACAGGGTGCCACTCACGTGTGCCAGCAGCTGGTCCAGGTTCCTGTCGGCCGCCGCCTTCTTCTGCTCCTCGGGGAGCTCCTCCACGCACACGTCCAGCCCGAAGTGCAGCCGCGCCAGCTTCTCCTGCATCTCCCGCACGTGCTCCAGCTGCTCGAAGGAGCATTCCTTCCCTGGGGGCacccagaaccttccagaacatCCCTGGGGAGCATCCAGCACGGCCCCAGAGCACCTTCCCTGGGATCAatcccagcccccagcctgtccctgatCCGTGGatccattccccatcccccatccgtccgtccatccatccatccatccatccatccatccatccatccatccatccatccatccatccatccatccatccctccatccatcccccagcCCATTCCTTCCCTTGGATCCAACattttccccatcccacccctttCCAGTGGATCCTAaattccccagccccacaatTCCCCAgtctgctccttccctgtgcccatcccaccTCATTccaccccatggatcccatctcATGGAtcaaatcccatcccaaaccatcccaccccatcccatggATTGCTTCTCATCCATCCCACcacatcccatggatcccattccacgaatcccaccccatcccattccacggatcccatcccatcctaaaccatcccatggatcccatctcctccatcccatcccatggatcccatctcctccatcccatcccatcccaccccatggatcccatcccatggatcaaatcccatcccaccccatggatCCAATGGATCCCACCCCATTCCACagatcccaccccaccccacgGATCCCCCCTCGCTCACCGAACGCCTGCAGCTTTCCCGAGTGGAAGTCGCTgaggaggctgagcagcccccGCTCCATCTCGCACACGTCGGACACATCCGTGaggaagctgtgctgcagcGGCGCCCCCCGGGagccccccgcgcccgcccgcgCCCGCTCCTTGCTGGCCCTGCCGGGGAACGCGGCGTTGGCACCGGCACCGCCCGCTCGGGGCCGCCCCggtgcccccggtgcccccgggCCGCACTGaccggcggggccgcggccgctgCCGGGGCGAGGGCAGCGCGGGCAGCGGCAGCGCGAAGGACGCGCTCTTGCTCGGGGGCAGCGGCCGCGGGGCCCCGGCGGGCGGCGGCTGGGCCAGGCAGCTCTGCGGGCTCCGCTTCTTCCTGCGCTCCTCCATggccgcggcgggggcggcggcaccggcaccggcaccgggaccaggaccgggaccgggacccgGCGTGCGGCGGACACGGCGCGTGgaggctccttccctgcacgGAGATGACGGGGAGAGGATGCGGCTGCCCGGGGCACGGCGGAGGGGCAGGGGGACCCCCGGGACAAGGGGACATAGCCaggggcaccgggacccccggggACAGCGGAGCGGCAGGGGAACCTCCGGGAcaaggggacacagccaggggcaccgggacccccgcgTTAAGGAGTGACACCCACGGGCACCGTGAGCCGCCCCGGGGCTCGCTGGCGGCGGGAGGACCggagcaggagctctgtccCCATTCCCGGGGGGCTTCGCTCCCTCCCCGCGCCCGGAGCATCCCCGCAGGAGCTCGGCCGGGGCCTGAACCGCGGCCGCAGCTCCGGCCGGGCCCCGCGTCTCGATAGGAAAGAGGATTTcgaccccaaaacaccccggCGAGAGCGGGGCACATGGGGACCGTCACCCCTTTGTCCCGCCGAGCCCCCCCGAGCCACGGGCCCCGCGCGGTTCCGGGACGGGGCAGCTCCGGGGGCTGCGGAGCGCCTTtgtcccctttgtccccttTGTCCGCGACCTCCGGCCGGAGCGCCACGGCCGGGACTGACCTGAGCCAGGCCCGCTCCGGCCTCCGGGACCCGAGGGACGCCCCGATCCCACCGGACACCCCGAGCCTGCCGGACGCCCCCCGCCCGACGGACACCGTCCGCAGAGCCCGGGATTTGCATTTAAAGGGAAAGGGAACTTCCTCCGGACAGCGGCTGCCCGCAGGATCCCCGGAGCGGCCCCGGGATCAGCATCCCGCCGGGTCGGGAGCCGCTCCCCGAACCAGCGGAGCCCCCGGTGGCTCCCGCCACCCCCTCCCGCCCCCCCGGCCGCGGGCTTTACCCCGAGTCCCCTCCGGTGTCCCCGCAGCGCCGCGGGATCcgtccctgctggagcagccggGAAATCCAGCCCTGGCGCAGGGCCGGGATTAACAAATCCCGTCCCCCCCTTCCAGCCCGAGCGCGGCTGCTCCGGTTAATCCCGGCAGGATTTTTAACCCATCTTGGACATTTTGGAGCCGATGGGGGCACAAGGGACCGGCCGGGAGGGGGTGGGGGTTGGTACCCCCAGGGCCGGGACCCTCGGGGCTGGTGGCTCTCGGTGGCTGCAGCATCCCGGGGAGGGACATGCCCGgtcacactggggacacctgagcagggacatcccTCCCAGCCGgttcccagggaaaaggaagagcagagctctgggacaCGGCAGGAGGAGTTTGTGGcgattgggagtggggctgctccccagggagcacagctgtGATCAGCAGGGGAGCCAcggagtgcccaggtgtgctgacagggagcagagggcacacaggtgccaTGCATGAACGTGAGGGATGTAAAAACTTGGGTAAAGAACAACCAGGGGAGATGCTTGCAGCCTTCAGAGTGACATGATGTTACTCTGTAAGggttgaagccttctgaaattgtACGGTGACACTCTGGGTATCGTGGCTGTCTCAGCTGTGACAGGACACGGGGAAGTTGTGTCCCACAGAGCCACCCTCCACATTTTTGGAGCCCAAAATCTCCACCCCGTGGTAAAGAAGAGAGACACCAGAGGCAGCAGCGAGGTTGGGAGTGTTTCTATTGGATACAGGATACACACGAGGAGGTTTCTGTACCTTAACAGGGAAAcgacagaaaaaaaagggggtttgGTGAATTTCTAAGGGGTTTTGCTTTTACTGCAGTCCAGATGTCAGCAGCAGCCCTCgctcagcctggctgggttACATTCATGGACCATCCCAGAGGAACCATGCTGACAGCAAGGGGCTGGAAGACAAAGCCACCACAGCTCCAGGACTGTCCCAGTGATGTCCAGCACGGCTCTGTGGGGCCTCAGAGCCCGTCCATGCTGCCCTCCTCAGATCTGGATTCCCTGGAGGAAAAGGAGACGTGGAGGCAGGTCCTTCATGGAGGGAAGATgtgagagcagctgtggtgccaGAAGAGAATCCCAAAGGGATCCACTGGATCCATCCAGGGcggggagcagctcccagcacaaggAAGGCAATGCTGGGAGTGCAGTCTGTCA is part of the Haemorhous mexicanus isolate bHaeMex1 chromosome 27, bHaeMex1.pri, whole genome shotgun sequence genome and encodes:
- the CCDC28B gene encoding LOW QUALITY PROTEIN: coiled-coil domain-containing protein 28B (The sequence of the model RefSeq protein was modified relative to this genomic sequence to represent the inferred CDS: deleted 2 bases in 1 codon) — its product is MSLPGMLQPPRATSPEGPGPGGTNPHPLPAGPLCPHRLQNVQDGRCPEEVPFPFKCKSRALRTVSRAGGVRQARGVRWDRGVPRVPEAGAGPGPGPGPGAGAGAAAPAAAMEERRKKRSPQSCLAQPPPAGAPRPLPPSKSASFALPLPALPSPRQRPRPRRASKERARAGAGGSRGAPLQHSFLTDVSDVCEMERGLLSLLSDFHSGKLQAFGKECSFEQLEHVREMQEKLARLHFGLDVCVEELPEEQKKAAADRNLDQLLAHLEELSSSIQKLHLAESSDPEDAGP